In Candidatus Melainabacteria bacterium RIFOXYA2_FULL_32_9, the following are encoded in one genomic region:
- a CDS encoding 4-(cytidine 5'-diphospho)-2-C-methyl-D-erythritol kinase: MKTIKIKTPAKINLTLEILEKRKDGYHNIQSIMQTVSLYDFLTITVDENDDHDNIIDISGNNPLIPYDESNLAYISAEKYLKKSGIISKKVSIFIEKHIPIAAGLAGGSSNAAGVLYGLNEIFGKILDNELLSVLASQIGADVNFCLYGGTQLATLKGEKLKKLPTPDLNIIIVKPKDLFISAKEAYDKYSKLSNKPENKNTEAMIEAIKENNTQKIASLLNNTLEAAILNDYPVIKDIKAHLIKKGCLNAVMSGSGPSVFAICDKSIDLSELKKVYDEVYEVSIVSHGACNIALRTNINAGTFLSSKTFTDSTYANSPKCRNNEK, encoded by the coding sequence ATGAAAACTATAAAAATAAAAACACCAGCCAAGATTAATCTGACTCTTGAGATTTTAGAAAAGAGAAAAGACGGTTATCATAATATTCAGAGTATTATGCAGACTGTAAGTTTATATGATTTTCTTACTATTACTGTGGATGAGAATGACGATCATGATAATATAATTGATATTTCAGGAAATAATCCACTAATTCCATATGATGAATCAAATTTAGCTTATATCAGTGCTGAAAAGTACCTGAAAAAATCAGGTATTATCAGTAAAAAAGTCAGTATTTTTATTGAAAAGCATATCCCTATTGCAGCGGGATTAGCCGGGGGTAGTTCAAATGCTGCTGGGGTACTGTATGGTTTAAATGAGATTTTTGGAAAAATCTTGGATAATGAACTACTTTCTGTTTTAGCCTCTCAAATTGGTGCTGATGTTAATTTTTGTCTGTATGGTGGCACTCAGCTTGCTACTTTAAAAGGGGAAAAACTAAAGAAACTTCCAACTCCCGATTTAAATATAATAATTGTAAAGCCTAAAGATTTATTCATTTCAGCTAAAGAAGCTTATGATAAATACTCTAAGTTATCGAACAAGCCTGAAAATAAGAATACAGAGGCAATGATTGAAGCAATAAAAGAAAATAATACACAAAAAATAGCCTCATTATTAAATAATACTCTTGAGGCTGCAATCCTGAATGATTATCCTGTAATTAAAGATATAAAAGCTCATCTAATTAAAAAAGGCTGCTTAAATGCTGTGATGTCCGGTAGTGGACCAAGTGTTTTTGCAATATGCGATAAATCAATTGATCTATCTGAGCTTAAAAAGGTTTATGATGAGGTCTATGAAGTATCTATAGTAAGCCATGGTGCTTGTAATATAGCTCTACGAACTAATATTAATGCAGGGACATTCCTGTCTTCTAAAACTTTTACTGACAGTACTTACGCAAATTCTCCTAAATGTAGAAATAATGAGAAATAA
- a CDS encoding dihydroorotate dehydrogenase B catalytic subunit has protein sequence MVTVKPDLSLNIGKLKLKNPIITASGTFGYADEYEEFMSIQNIGAIVTKGITLDPRDGNPQPRIAEVKSGMLNSIGLENVGICSFIEHKLPILKERNINFILNIAGFSLEEYAQLAVICEKSEIPAIELNVSCPNVKAGCLEFGKDQETLYRLVSSVREVYSNTLIVKLSPNVSNPIEIALAVQKAGADAVSAINTVKGMQVNPIINNGKLEHSYIKGGYSGPAIKPIALSYIHEIKQVLDIPIIGMGGISNVDDVLEFIAVGSVAVQIGTANFTNPCISEQLAKDLENVLMQHNIMSLQDLIEGNKNANNR, from the coding sequence ATGGTAACTGTAAAGCCTGATTTATCTTTAAATATAGGTAAATTAAAGCTAAAAAATCCAATAATTACAGCATCAGGAACTTTTGGTTATGCTGATGAATATGAAGAATTTATGAGTATTCAAAATATTGGAGCCATTGTTACTAAAGGTATTACTTTAGATCCAAGAGACGGAAACCCTCAACCAAGAATCGCTGAAGTTAAAAGTGGCATGCTAAATTCAATAGGGCTTGAAAATGTTGGAATATGCTCTTTTATTGAGCACAAACTCCCTATATTAAAAGAAAGAAATATAAATTTTATTCTCAATATAGCCGGATTCAGCCTTGAAGAGTATGCTCAATTAGCTGTAATTTGTGAAAAGTCTGAAATTCCTGCTATTGAGCTAAATGTATCCTGTCCCAATGTTAAAGCCGGTTGTCTTGAATTCGGGAAGGACCAGGAAACTTTGTATAGACTTGTATCTAGTGTTAGAGAAGTTTATTCAAATACTTTGATTGTAAAACTAAGCCCTAATGTATCAAATCCAATTGAAATAGCACTTGCTGTTCAAAAAGCCGGTGCAGATGCCGTTTCTGCGATAAATACAGTTAAGGGCATGCAGGTAAATCCTATTATCAATAATGGTAAACTTGAACATTCTTATATAAAGGGCGGGTATTCAGGTCCTGCGATTAAGCCGATTGCACTTAGTTATATACACGAAATAAAACAGGTTCTTGATATTCCTATTATAGGAATGGGTGGAATATCAAATGTTGACGATGTTTTAGAGTTTATTGCAGTAGGATCAGTTGCAGTTCAAATAGGAACAGCTAATTTTACAAATCCTTGTATAAGTGAACAATTAGCTAAGGATCTGGAAAATGTATTAATGCAGCATAATATTATGAGTCTTCAGGATTTAATCGAGGGGAATAAGAATGCAAACAACAGATAA
- a CDS encoding orotate phosphoribosyltransferase — protein MQTTDKVKILELLERTDSIRRGHFELSSGLHSSQYFQCAKLLQYPDIAGEVGSRLAQLFDMEIDLVVGPALGGIIIAHEVGRALNKRTIFAERKDGTLCIRRGFEISKGERIIILEDVITTAKSAKETAEIIKEWGGEIVGYGCIVDRSEGKTGLNIKSLLQMTPEVYDPSACPLCKQGSKAEKPGSRTTTRP, from the coding sequence ATGCAAACAACAGATAAAGTTAAAATATTAGAGCTTCTTGAAAGAACAGACAGCATCAGAAGAGGACATTTTGAGTTAAGCTCAGGCCTTCATAGCAGTCAGTATTTTCAATGCGCAAAACTTTTGCAATATCCTGATATAGCTGGTGAAGTAGGATCAAGATTAGCACAGTTATTTGATATGGAAATAGATCTGGTTGTAGGACCGGCTCTTGGGGGAATTATAATTGCCCATGAAGTAGGTAGAGCTCTTAATAAAAGAACAATTTTTGCTGAAAGAAAAGATGGAACCTTATGTATCAGAAGAGGTTTTGAAATATCAAAAGGCGAAAGAATAATTATATTGGAAGATGTAATAACTACAGCAAAGTCTGCTAAAGAAACAGCAGAAATTATAAAGGAATGGGGCGGAGAAATTGTTGGTTATGGCTGTATTGTGGATAGATCAGAAGGTAAAACAGGATTAAATATAAAGTCTTTATTACAAATGACTCCTGAAGTATATGATCCATCAGCCTGTCCATTGTGCAAACAAGGCAGTAAAGCAGAAAAACCCGGCAGCAGAACTACTACTCGACCATAG